From Micromonospora nigra, one genomic window encodes:
- a CDS encoding peptidoglycan recognition protein family protein: MPVEHTEVDRRTLLRAGLGAATVAVVGSKLAIPAAAHADAGADLDWIISCDEWDARPPRNPLTVSGIATNKIILHHMAFPNVTDYSREQAVRLAQDCQRLHVDGNGWSDTGQHFTVSRGGYVLEGRRGSLERLRAGDRQMVSAHCPGENTRAIGIENEGTYVDQTPPEALTDSLVRLCTAVCRRYGLHAHDIFGHWDFRTTQCPGAAFYHQFPAVRRRVFQALGTDLGDVPARRWPDLWRFVSAPSVRVAQYLLAHRGYAVDPTGVFDADTVAAVQDWQARNGIPVDVDATLTAATWETLAPELGRHATGLPVEAVQYLLNVKGYVEVTATGTYDHVTRRAVQDLQALHGLPRDGRIGTDTWCVVVGGVLRRSFRRR; this comes from the coding sequence ATGCCTGTCGAGCACACCGAGGTGGACCGCCGGACCCTGCTGCGCGCCGGCCTCGGCGCCGCCACGGTCGCCGTCGTCGGAAGCAAACTCGCCATCCCGGCCGCCGCGCACGCCGACGCCGGCGCGGACCTGGACTGGATCATCAGCTGTGACGAGTGGGACGCCCGGCCACCCCGGAACCCGCTGACCGTCAGCGGCATCGCGACCAACAAGATCATCCTGCATCACATGGCCTTCCCCAACGTCACCGACTACTCCCGGGAGCAGGCCGTCCGGCTGGCCCAGGACTGCCAGCGTCTGCACGTCGACGGCAACGGTTGGTCGGACACCGGGCAGCACTTCACCGTCAGCCGCGGCGGATACGTGCTGGAGGGGCGGCGCGGAAGCCTGGAGCGCCTGCGGGCCGGGGACCGGCAGATGGTCTCGGCGCACTGCCCCGGAGAGAACACCCGCGCCATCGGCATCGAGAACGAGGGCACCTACGTCGACCAGACGCCACCCGAGGCGCTGACGGACTCCCTGGTACGCCTGTGCACGGCCGTCTGCCGGCGGTACGGGCTGCACGCCCACGACATCTTCGGGCACTGGGACTTCCGCACCACCCAGTGCCCGGGCGCGGCCTTCTACCACCAGTTCCCGGCCGTACGGCGGCGGGTGTTCCAGGCCCTCGGCACCGACCTCGGTGACGTGCCGGCCCGCCGCTGGCCGGACCTGTGGCGATTCGTCAGCGCCCCCAGCGTCCGGGTGGCGCAGTACCTGCTCGCCCACCGGGGGTACGCCGTCGACCCGACCGGCGTGTTCGACGCGGACACCGTCGCGGCGGTGCAGGACTGGCAGGCCCGCAACGGCATCCCGGTGGACGTCGACGCCACCCTGACCGCCGCGACCTGGGAAACCCTCGCGCCGGAGCTGGGCCGCCACGCGACCGGCCTGCCCGTCGAGGCGGTGCAGTACCTGCTGAACGTCAAGGGCTACGTCGAGGTCACCGCCACCGGCACCTACGACCACGTCACCCGACGGGCCGTTCAGGACCTCCAGGCGCTGCACGGGCTGCCCCGCGACGGCCGCATCGGCACCGACACCTGGTGCGTGGTGGTGGGCGGGGTGCTCCGGCGGTCCTTCCGGCGCCGCTGA
- a CDS encoding VOC family protein has translation MQTRIDPYLSFPGTARDAMRFYRDVFGGELTMDTFASFGTDDPALRDRIMHARLDTTTGPTLVGSDTAPDTEHQPGNHIAVSLSGDDREELHGYWDALSAGGTVTVPMDRQMWGDEFGMCVDPYGVGWMVNINTPES, from the coding sequence GTGCAGACGCGAATCGACCCGTACCTGAGCTTCCCCGGCACCGCCCGCGATGCCATGCGGTTCTACCGGGACGTCTTCGGCGGAGAACTGACCATGGACACCTTCGCCAGCTTCGGCACCGACGACCCGGCGCTGCGCGACAGGATCATGCACGCCCGGCTCGACACCACGACCGGCCCGACCCTGGTGGGCTCCGACACCGCCCCGGACACCGAGCATCAACCGGGCAACCACATCGCCGTCAGCCTCAGCGGCGACGACCGGGAGGAACTACACGGCTACTGGGACGCGTTGTCGGCCGGCGGGACGGTGACGGTGCCGATGGACAGGCAGATGTGGGGCGACGAGTTCGGCATGTGCGTCGACCCGTACGGCGTCGGGTGGATGGTCAACATCAACACGCCGGAGTCCTGA
- a CDS encoding FMN-binding glutamate synthase family protein, with translation MSWARRAIPAAVTALAALAARDLLQRDHALLRNFPVLGRGRYLLESIGPELRQYIVAGNDEERPFTRDQRRWVYASAKRQNNYFGFGTDNDIEHTPGYPVIKHRTFGRAVPPSAPTAGHDVRLPCAKVLGGARGRARAFRPESAVSISGMSFGSLSGAAVEALNRSAALAGCLHNTGEGGLSPYHRRGGELVFQIGTAYFGCRDGHGRFSLDRLRDVVAGAPVRALEIKLSQGAKPSLGGLLPAAKVSAEIAATRGVPEGVDCVSPSRHAEFSDCDSLLDWVELLAAETGLPVGIKSAVGDLEFWQELTTLMRDTGRGVDFVTVDGGEGGTGAAPLIFSDSVSLPFQQGFARVYRVFAERDLHHRVVFVGSGKLGLPDNAVVAFALGCDMVSVGREAMLAIGCIQAQKCHTDTCPTGVATQNAWLTRGLDPASKAARAANYVRTLRRDLVKVAEACGVEHPALIGTDAIEILGGRTTSTPLREVYDYHPDWGQPSPRDRAEIVRLMSGAAPQGGTAPPSPTAQG, from the coding sequence ATGAGCTGGGCCCGCCGCGCCATACCCGCCGCCGTCACCGCCCTGGCCGCCCTGGCGGCCCGCGACCTGCTGCAACGCGACCACGCGCTGCTGCGCAACTTCCCGGTGCTCGGCCGGGGCCGCTACCTGCTGGAGTCGATCGGACCGGAGCTGCGCCAGTACATCGTGGCCGGCAACGACGAGGAGCGACCGTTCACCCGCGACCAGCGTCGCTGGGTGTACGCCTCGGCGAAGCGGCAGAACAACTACTTCGGCTTCGGCACCGACAACGACATCGAGCACACCCCCGGCTACCCGGTCATCAAGCACCGCACGTTCGGTCGAGCGGTCCCCCCGTCCGCGCCGACGGCGGGCCACGACGTCCGGCTGCCCTGCGCGAAGGTGCTCGGCGGCGCGCGGGGCCGCGCGCGTGCCTTCCGCCCCGAGTCGGCGGTGAGCATCTCCGGGATGAGCTTCGGCTCGCTGTCGGGTGCCGCCGTCGAGGCGCTCAACCGCAGCGCGGCGCTGGCCGGTTGCCTGCACAACACCGGCGAGGGCGGGCTGTCGCCGTACCATCGGCGCGGCGGTGAGCTGGTGTTCCAGATCGGCACCGCGTACTTCGGCTGCCGCGACGGGCACGGCCGGTTCAGCCTGGACCGGCTCAGGGACGTCGTCGCGGGCGCTCCGGTACGCGCCCTGGAGATCAAGCTGAGCCAGGGCGCCAAGCCCAGCCTCGGCGGGCTGCTGCCGGCGGCGAAGGTCTCGGCGGAGATCGCCGCCACCCGGGGTGTCCCGGAGGGCGTCGACTGCGTCAGCCCGTCGCGGCACGCCGAGTTCTCCGACTGCGACAGCCTGCTCGACTGGGTGGAACTCCTGGCCGCCGAGACGGGCCTGCCGGTGGGGATCAAGTCAGCCGTCGGCGACCTCGAATTCTGGCAGGAGCTGACCACCCTGATGCGGGACACCGGCCGGGGCGTCGACTTCGTCACCGTCGACGGGGGTGAGGGCGGCACCGGCGCCGCGCCGCTGATCTTCTCCGACTCGGTGTCGCTGCCGTTCCAGCAGGGCTTCGCCCGGGTCTACCGCGTCTTCGCCGAGCGCGACCTGCACCACCGGGTGGTGTTCGTCGGCTCCGGCAAGCTCGGCCTGCCCGACAACGCGGTGGTCGCGTTCGCGCTGGGCTGCGACATGGTGAGCGTGGGTCGGGAGGCGATGCTGGCGATCGGCTGCATCCAGGCGCAGAAGTGCCACACCGACACCTGTCCCACCGGCGTCGCCACCCAGAACGCGTGGCTCACCCGGGGCCTCGACCCGGCGTCGAAGGCCGCGCGGGCCGCCAACTACGTCCGGACGCTGCGGCGCGACCTGGTCAAGGTCGCCGAGGCGTGCGGGGTGGAACACCCGGCACTGATCGGCACCGATGCGATCGAGATCCTCGGCGGCCGCACCACCTCCACCCCGCTGCGCGAGGTGTACGACTACCACCCCGACTGGGGCCAGCCGTCGCCCCGGGACCGGGCGGAGATCGTCCGGCTGATGTCCGGCGCGGCTCCCCAGGGCGGCACCGCCCCGCCCTCCCCCACCGCCCAGGGCTGA
- a CDS encoding FadR/GntR family transcriptional regulator translates to MAFVPVTRASVSDLVFGQLRDAIVRGDYQPDDTLPGERELAAAFEVNRHAVREALRRLQQLGLVRVSQGGATRVLDWRVHAGLDLALSLVQSDDVLPVGTLVRDMMDMRACIGVDAARLCARRADQATRDTVVRATEEYVALAPDLPAMGAATIELWRHILRGCGNIAYLLAFNSLVAGALAVGEVPPQRRAAELLDVAGHRRLAAAIAEGRADDAAEQARILLTAPLTATTRKDSPA, encoded by the coding sequence ATGGCGTTCGTCCCCGTCACCCGTGCCTCCGTGTCCGACCTCGTCTTCGGCCAGCTGCGTGACGCGATAGTGCGCGGCGACTACCAGCCCGACGACACCCTGCCGGGCGAGCGCGAACTGGCCGCCGCGTTCGAGGTGAACCGGCACGCCGTCCGCGAGGCGCTGCGCCGCCTCCAGCAGCTCGGGCTGGTCAGGGTCAGCCAGGGCGGCGCGACCAGGGTCCTGGACTGGCGGGTGCACGCCGGGCTCGACCTGGCGCTGTCGCTGGTGCAGTCCGACGATGTGCTGCCGGTGGGCACGCTGGTGCGGGACATGATGGACATGCGGGCCTGCATCGGCGTCGACGCCGCCCGGCTCTGCGCCCGACGCGCCGACCAGGCCACCCGCGACACGGTGGTGCGGGCCACGGAGGAGTACGTGGCGCTCGCGCCCGACCTGCCCGCGATGGGTGCGGCCACCATCGAGCTCTGGCGGCACATCCTGCGCGGCTGCGGCAACATCGCCTACCTGCTGGCCTTCAACAGCCTGGTGGCCGGGGCCCTCGCCGTGGGCGAGGTGCCGCCGCAGCGGCGTGCCGCCGAACTGCTGGACGTCGCCGGGCACCGCCGGCTGGCCGCCGCGATCGCGGAGGGCCGCGCGGACGACGCCGCCGAGCAGGCACGGATCCTGCTCACCGCTCCCCTCACCGCCACCACCAGAAAGGACAGTCCGGCATGA
- a CDS encoding sterol desaturase family protein, which translates to MIPAVLYAVPAFLLLIVVEAVSYRFAPDDDERGYELRDTATSLTMGAGSQVIGVPWKLLTIGLYAAAYTVSPWKLDPTDWWVWVLLFFADDFAYYWFHRAHHEVRVFWAGHVVHHSSVFFNFSTALRQSWTPMTSLPFWLGLALVGIPPWMIFLQQSVSLLYQFFLHTERINLLPRPIEFVFNTPSHHRVHHGSNNEYLDRNYGGILIVWDRLFGTFEPERAAVRFGLTTNIATYNPLRVATHEYGSIWRDLRSATCWRHRLGYLFGRPGWQPAR; encoded by the coding sequence ATGATCCCCGCCGTGCTGTACGCCGTCCCGGCGTTCCTGCTGCTCATCGTCGTGGAAGCCGTCTCCTACCGGTTCGCCCCCGACGACGACGAGCGCGGCTACGAGTTGCGCGACACCGCGACCAGCCTGACCATGGGCGCCGGCAGCCAGGTCATCGGGGTGCCGTGGAAGCTGCTCACCATCGGCCTGTACGCCGCCGCGTACACGGTCTCCCCGTGGAAACTCGACCCCACCGACTGGTGGGTGTGGGTGCTGCTGTTCTTCGCCGACGACTTCGCGTACTACTGGTTCCACCGGGCCCACCACGAGGTACGGGTGTTCTGGGCCGGGCACGTCGTGCACCATTCCAGCGTCTTCTTCAACTTCTCCACCGCCCTGCGGCAGAGCTGGACGCCGATGACGTCCCTGCCGTTCTGGCTGGGCCTGGCCCTGGTCGGCATCCCCCCGTGGATGATCTTCCTCCAGCAGTCGGTGAGCCTGCTGTACCAGTTCTTCCTGCACACCGAGCGGATCAACCTGCTGCCCCGGCCGATCGAGTTCGTGTTCAACACCCCCTCGCACCACCGGGTGCACCACGGGTCGAACAACGAGTACCTGGACCGCAACTACGGCGGAATCCTGATCGTCTGGGACCGGCTGTTCGGCACGTTCGAACCGGAGCGGGCCGCCGTCCGGTTCGGACTGACCACGAACATCGCCACGTACAACCCGCTGCGGGTGGCCACCCACGAGTACGGCTCGATCTGGCGGGACCTCCGCTCGGCGACCTGCTGGCGACACCGTCTGGGCTACCTGTTCGGCCGTCCCGGCTGGCAGCCGGCCCGATGA
- a CDS encoding lysoplasmalogenase, which yields MRHATGRQPALLWAFAAVALVELVAVALDVRAVQWLAKPLLAPLLLVWLWRVRGRFDAVAVGLVFAAAGDVALLVSGQPAFLLGMACFLGTQVAFTTAFLRHRRPPVVAVVGYLLLWAGANALLWGQLGALRLPVLGYSLALSVMAATATGVSRQAAVGGALFLVSDLLIGVDAAGATLPGHGLLVMTTYIGALVLITTAWAGRPDPSSRSVSSAADLRPTDGVRS from the coding sequence ATGAGGCACGCGACGGGCCGTCAGCCGGCCCTGCTGTGGGCCTTCGCCGCCGTGGCCCTGGTGGAACTGGTCGCGGTCGCCCTCGACGTACGCGCGGTGCAGTGGCTGGCCAAGCCGCTCCTGGCCCCCCTGCTGCTGGTCTGGCTGTGGCGCGTACGCGGGCGCTTCGACGCCGTGGCGGTCGGCCTGGTCTTCGCCGCCGCCGGCGACGTGGCCCTGCTGGTGTCGGGGCAGCCGGCGTTCCTGCTGGGCATGGCCTGCTTCCTGGGTACGCAGGTCGCGTTCACCACCGCGTTCCTGCGGCACCGCCGTCCGCCCGTGGTGGCGGTCGTGGGCTACCTGCTGCTGTGGGCGGGTGCCAACGCGCTGCTGTGGGGGCAGCTCGGCGCGCTGCGGCTGCCCGTGCTCGGGTACAGCCTGGCGCTGTCGGTGATGGCGGCGACCGCGACGGGCGTCTCCCGCCAGGCGGCCGTCGGCGGCGCGCTGTTCCTGGTCTCCGACCTGCTGATCGGGGTGGACGCGGCCGGCGCCACCCTGCCGGGCCACGGCCTGCTGGTGATGACGACCTACATCGGCGCGCTGGTGCTGATCACCACGGCCTGGGCGGGCCGGCCCGACCCGTCGTCGCGGTCGGTCAGCAGCGCCGCTGACCTGCGCCCGACCGATGGCGTCAGATCGTGA
- a CDS encoding zinc-binding dehydrogenase, with protein sequence MTAAIEAGRPRPVVDRTYPLAEAAEALRHIGAGHATGKTVLTI encoded by the coding sequence GTGACCGCGGCGATCGAGGCCGGCCGACCACGGCCGGTCGTCGACCGCACGTACCCCCTCGCCGAGGCGGCGGAGGCGCTCCGTCACATCGGTGCGGGCCACGCCACCGGGAAGACCGTCCTCACGATCTGA
- a CDS encoding YbaB/EbfC family nucleoid-associated protein, with protein MWADQAALDAATQGLDEWEASFADQAVRAKALSAQVQSLNGTASSPDRAVEVTVDSSGLLVDLRLDETVRQRSAAHTARVIVETTRAAHTDLLRQVSATAAAVGGGDPAGQAIVDTYRHRLNADETPPDIPR; from the coding sequence ATGTGGGCGGATCAGGCTGCGCTCGACGCGGCCACGCAGGGGCTCGACGAGTGGGAGGCGTCCTTCGCCGACCAGGCCGTGCGGGCGAAGGCCCTGTCTGCGCAGGTGCAGTCGCTGAACGGCACCGCGAGTAGCCCCGACCGGGCCGTCGAGGTGACCGTCGACTCGTCCGGCCTGCTGGTCGACCTGCGGCTCGACGAGACCGTCCGGCAGCGGTCCGCCGCCCACACCGCTCGGGTGATCGTGGAGACGACCCGGGCCGCCCACACCGACCTGCTCCGCCAGGTCAGCGCCACGGCGGCGGCCGTCGGTGGCGGCGACCCGGCCGGGCAGGCGATCGTCGACACCTACCGGCACCGGTTGAACGCCGACGAGACCCCGCCCGACATCCCGCGGTGA
- a CDS encoding CehA/McbA family metallohydrolase, giving the protein MPDGHQRHPDGRDVRAVDGRRPGWYRGDFHVHSVRSSGGELTVDLLAAEARAAGLDFVAATEHNSALGHADWAPYAGADLLVIPGREVTTVTGHWLALGVEAAVPVDWRYGVRDEAVGGQLDAVRRAGGVCVAAHPHAPYPGGTLAYPYRWFDAVEVWNGLWASDLPWNADNEAALAEWARGLAYDVHRGRWRPAVGNSDAHLAGQLGTPHTVVRADELTADAVLAGLRAGRSWVAGSSVVDLEFTATADGQAAGVGECLVADDAPIVVRLAVRGVPSGLVTLHAERGTVHREGLPADGAGTVEWRTTAQEAGFVRGEVRHPDGRMAALTNPIVLT; this is encoded by the coding sequence ATGCCGGACGGTCACCAGCGGCACCCCGACGGGCGGGATGTGAGAGCGGTCGACGGACGGCGACCCGGCTGGTACCGGGGCGACTTCCATGTGCATTCGGTGCGCTCCAGCGGCGGGGAGTTGACTGTCGACCTGCTCGCCGCCGAGGCTCGCGCCGCCGGTCTGGACTTCGTCGCCGCCACCGAACACAACAGCGCCCTCGGCCACGCCGACTGGGCCCCGTACGCCGGTGCGGACCTGCTGGTGATCCCGGGTCGGGAGGTCACCACGGTCACGGGCCACTGGCTGGCGCTGGGCGTCGAGGCGGCAGTCCCGGTCGACTGGCGTTACGGCGTACGCGACGAGGCGGTCGGCGGCCAGCTCGACGCGGTGCGCCGGGCGGGTGGGGTGTGCGTGGCGGCCCACCCCCACGCGCCGTACCCCGGTGGCACCCTGGCCTACCCGTACCGCTGGTTCGACGCCGTGGAGGTGTGGAACGGGCTGTGGGCCTCCGACCTGCCGTGGAACGCCGACAACGAGGCGGCCCTGGCCGAGTGGGCGCGCGGCCTGGCCTACGACGTCCACCGGGGACGGTGGCGTCCGGCCGTGGGCAACAGCGACGCCCACCTGGCGGGTCAGCTCGGCACCCCGCACACCGTGGTCCGTGCCGACGAGCTGACCGCCGACGCCGTGCTCGCCGGCCTGCGGGCGGGCCGGAGCTGGGTCGCCGGGTCGTCGGTCGTCGACCTTGAGTTCACCGCGACCGCCGACGGGCAGGCGGCGGGGGTCGGCGAGTGTCTCGTCGCCGACGACGCCCCGATCGTGGTGCGGCTGGCCGTCCGTGGCGTGCCGTCCGGCCTTGTCACCCTGCATGCCGAACGTGGGACGGTGCACCGTGAGGGGTTACCCGCCGACGGGGCGGGCACGGTGGAGTGGCGGACGACGGCGCAGGAGGCGGGCTTCGTCCGGGGCGAGGTGCGTCACCCGGACGGGCGGATGGCGGCCCTCACCAACCCGATCGTGCTGACCTGA
- a CDS encoding Scr1 family TA system antitoxin-like transcriptional regulator, translated as MRGRSRCQGPLVPRRQLGRALRDLRTEARTTLDGAAEAMQCSRQKMWRIETGLGPTRAVDVKALCDLYGATPELTGALTALANETKAKGWWHSYGDAVPDWFELYVGLESAASRLREHDDTLVPGLLLTPGYTRGVYENRPDMPRRSGRASSAWHLMRNNQGA; from the coding sequence TTGCGTGGTCGTAGCCGTTGTCAGGGGCCTCTTGTCCCCCGGCGGCAGCTCGGGCGGGCGCTGCGCGACCTGCGCACCGAGGCGCGCACGACCCTCGACGGCGCCGCCGAGGCCATGCAGTGCAGCCGGCAGAAGATGTGGCGCATCGAGACCGGCCTCGGCCCCACCCGCGCCGTCGACGTCAAGGCCCTGTGCGACCTGTACGGCGCGACCCCCGAGCTGACCGGCGCGCTCACCGCCCTGGCCAACGAGACAAAGGCCAAGGGCTGGTGGCACTCGTACGGCGACGCCGTTCCCGACTGGTTCGAGTTGTACGTCGGCCTCGAATCCGCCGCCTCGCGCCTCCGCGAGCACGACGACACCCTGGTTCCTGGGCTACTTCTAACTCCCGGCTACACCCGTGGCGTTTACGAGAACCGGCCCGACATGCCGAGAAGGTCTGGGCGAGCCTCCTCAGCCTGGCACTTGATGAGGAACAATCAAGGGGCATGA
- a CDS encoding DUF397 domain-containing protein, which translates to MADDLLGARWRKSTRSGDNNGNCVEVADNLPGLVAVRDSKNPAGPALVFSPAAWAAFVDSTGPAR; encoded by the coding sequence ATGGCTGACGACCTGCTCGGCGCGCGGTGGCGCAAGAGCACCCGCAGCGGCGACAACAACGGCAACTGTGTCGAGGTCGCCGACAACCTGCCCGGCCTCGTCGCCGTACGCGACAGCAAGAACCCCGCCGGGCCCGCCCTCGTCTTCTCCCCCGCCGCCTGGGCCGCCTTCGTCGACTCGACCGGGCCGGCCCGCTGA